One window of Magallana gigas chromosome 2, xbMagGiga1.1, whole genome shotgun sequence genomic DNA carries:
- the LOC105342472 gene encoding ER membrane protein complex subunit 6: MASGVAVKTGKKKTREASATFSEMSLRQNASVLEYCRTSMSALSGCAAGILGLTGLQGFLFYFITAFLLSIMLLLKAGASWNKYFINRRQIFLSGLFGGLFTYILAWTFLYGMVHVY, translated from the exons ATGGCGTCCGGAGTAGCTGTGAAAACGGGGAAAAAGAAAACTCGAG aGGCATCAGCGACGTTCAGTGAGATGTCTCTCCGACAGAACGCCTCAGTCTTGGAATACTGCCGAACTTCAATGTCTGCCCTCTCTGGTTGTGCTGCAGGGATTTTAGGATTAACAGGACTACAAGGATTCTTGTTCTACTTTATTACAGCCTTTTTGTTGTCT ATTATGCTGCTTCTAAAAGCTGGAGCTTCTTGGAACAAATATTTCATCAACAGAAGACAAATTTTTCTGAGCGGTTTATTTGGTGGGCTATTT ACATATATTTTAGCATGGAC ATTTCTGTACGGTATGGTTCATGTGTATTGA